Proteins found in one Deinococcota bacterium genomic segment:
- the mreD gene encoding rod shape-determining protein MreD, whose translation MRRLLFYLTLLLAQGVLAVLIAPLPAPDLFLLAVMTLMGRLRPWQLVLVAYGVGLVQDVMGHGVLGVHALGLAGAFLAATFVRAQISQVGVAERLVLVAAALAGKWLLFALMLLWLNESASILAAFWAVALPEFLLTLMLSPFILQIADALVKRPTLAGETR comes from the coding sequence GTGCGGCGCCTCCTCTTTTACCTGACCCTGTTGCTTGCCCAGGGAGTCTTGGCCGTGCTCATCGCCCCGCTGCCCGCGCCGGACCTTTTCCTGCTGGCGGTGATGACCCTGATGGGGCGTCTTCGCCCCTGGCAGCTCGTCCTCGTCGCCTACGGCGTGGGGCTGGTGCAGGACGTGATGGGCCACGGCGTCCTCGGCGTGCACGCGCTCGGGCTGGCGGGCGCCTTTCTGGCGGCGACCTTCGTGCGCGCGCAGATCAGCCAGGTCGGCGTCGCCGAGCGCCTCGTGCTGGTGGCCGCGGCGCTTGCGGGCAAGTGGCTGCTGTTCGCCCTCATGCTGCTCTGGCTCAACGAATCGGCCAGCATCCTCGCCGCCTTCTGGGCGGTGGCCTTGCCCGAGTTCCTGCTGACCCTGATGCTCAGTCCTTTCATCTTGCAGATCGCCGACGCCCTGGTGAAGAGGCCGACCTTGGCCGGAGAGACGCGCTAG